Sequence from the Candidatus Poribacteria bacterium genome:
ATATCGCTTTCCGATGACTCCTCCCCCCGGACCACCGATCCGAACAGCGCTACCTTCCGCACACCCCAGGGTTTAAGCGTGTCGATTATTTTATCTCGCAGCTCATCTATATCTGTGCGTTTCATCGCCGTCAACTCCTTGGTCTTCCCATATTTAGCGAGTGGCGAACGGCGAGTAGCGAGTAGAAAATTTCCCCTATTCGCCACTCGCTACTCGCCAATTAATCATAGATCTCCTCTCGACGCGGACTTTCTCTTATGTCTCTCCCCATGGCTCAGTATTGTTTATAATCCAATCGGTTATCTCCCGAATGTTTTTCTCTCCTCGTGCGATCGCCCGAAAGAAAGGTTCCACCTCCTCAGAGGGTTTCAAGCGATGACCGTTTAATCGCAGACATACATCGGCGGCTACTAAAGCTGTACGCTTATTACCGTCCGCAAAAGGGTGAAAGGCTATTATCGAGTGAATCAAAGCTGCCACCTTACTCCAGAGATCGGGAAACATCTCTTTTCTTCCGAAGGTTATAAAAGGCCGAGACAAAGCCATTTCCAACTCCCCTGGGTTTGTTATTCCGTGAACGCCTCCAGTTTCATCTATTACCCGCTCGTGGATGAGGATCAGCTCTTCTAATGTTATCCAATTCACTTGGCAAGCCTCTCCAGGGTTTGGCGATGTTCATCGATGGATATATCTGCGAGTTTCTCGATATACGCTAAACGACGCCGATCCAGAGGAGCTGGTATAAGCAGTATATCTTCCCCGATCTCTATGACCTCGTAGTCTCCCTCTCCCAGTTTCCCAGCGGTATCTATTATTATTTGACCAGCCTCCTTTTTAGCGATGCCCAGATACTTCATCCTTTTCCTCCCTGAT
This genomic interval carries:
- a CDS encoding type II toxin-antitoxin system death-on-curing family toxin, with translation MNWITLEELILIHERVIDETGGVHGITNPGELEMALSRPFITFGRKEMFPDLWSKVAALIHSIIAFHPFADGNKRTALVAADVCLRLNGHRLKPSEEVEPFFRAIARGEKNIREITDWIINNTEPWGET